Proteins co-encoded in one Longimicrobiales bacterium genomic window:
- a CDS encoding MerR family transcriptional regulator produces MNDPDVLFPWEKEGGDPQAAAERADAGDAGHAHAGVESGRDAAGSDEAGQDAGQGAATSEASAAPHAEATPAAAGRDEAEPGNDAGAATSLASNDVDDAGAVDAVDATGDADTAQATADVGNATASADAPADAAAADTLADDVVADDTTDDESRFEVLDTEYARQAAERASAALREKPVAQKEYYAISEVCELVGLKPHVLRYWETQFQVLNPSKNRSGNRVYQRKEIRLISLVKHLLYEEKYTVEGAKA; encoded by the coding sequence ATGAACGATCCGGACGTGCTGTTTCCGTGGGAAAAGGAAGGCGGCGATCCGCAGGCCGCTGCAGAACGCGCGGATGCGGGTGACGCGGGCCATGCGCACGCTGGCGTGGAGTCCGGGAGGGACGCCGCGGGATCGGACGAGGCCGGCCAGGACGCAGGGCAGGGTGCGGCGACATCCGAGGCGAGTGCTGCGCCGCATGCGGAGGCAACGCCCGCGGCAGCCGGGCGCGATGAAGCCGAACCAGGGAACGATGCCGGCGCGGCGACGTCGCTCGCCTCGAATGACGTGGACGATGCCGGTGCGGTCGATGCCGTGGATGCCACGGGAGACGCGGATACGGCGCAGGCCACTGCGGACGTTGGCAACGCGACCGCATCTGCTGACGCGCCGGCCGATGCCGCGGCCGCTGACACCCTGGCCGACGACGTGGTCGCCGACGACACGACGGACGACGAGTCCCGCTTCGAGGTGCTGGATACGGAGTACGCGCGGCAGGCGGCGGAGCGTGCAAGTGCTGCGCTGCGCGAGAAGCCGGTCGCTCAGAAGGAGTACTACGCGATCAGCGAGGTGTGTGAGCTGGTCGGTCTGAAGCCGCACGTGCTGCGCTACTGGGAAACGCAGTTCCAGGTGCTGAACCCGTCCAAGAACCGGTCGGGCAACCGCGTCTATCAGCGCAAGGAGATCCGGCTGATCTCGCTGGTGAAGCACCTGCTGTACGAGGAGAAGTACACGGTCGAGGGTGCCAAGGCC